One stretch of Girardinichthys multiradiatus isolate DD_20200921_A chromosome 2, DD_fGirMul_XY1, whole genome shotgun sequence DNA includes these proteins:
- the snapc5 gene encoding snRNA-activating protein complex subunit 5 has protein sequence MHSRLQELKKEEETLLKIKVMLQDQLNRLKFEEGALKSIINAQTEEGASLDPLPENKVHVNLDDESEINRTKLLLNSAEDYDMEEEDEDEENEYDEDEDDNELEFVPEVDEEDDDY, from the exons ATGCACAGCCGTTTGCAGGAGCTGAAGAAGGAAGAGGAGACCCTCCTCAAAATCAAAGTCATGCTGCAAGACCAGCTCAACCGCCTGAAG TTTGAAGAAGGGGCCTTGAAGTCCATCATCAACGCTCAAACAGAAGAAGGAGCCTCCCTGGACCCTTTACCAGAAAATaag GTTCATGTTAATCTTGATGATGAGAGCGAAATCAatcgaaccaaactcctgctgaATAGTGCTGAGGATTATGACATggaggaagaggatgaagaCGAGGAGAATGAATATGATGAAGACGAAGATGACAATGAGCTTGAATTTGTGCCTGAAGTGGATGAGGAGGATGACGATTACTAA